From Rutidosis leptorrhynchoides isolate AG116_Rl617_1_P2 chromosome 3, CSIRO_AGI_Rlap_v1, whole genome shotgun sequence, a single genomic window includes:
- the LOC139899336 gene encoding LOW QUALITY PROTEIN: isoamylase 2, chloroplastic-like (The sequence of the model RefSeq protein was modified relative to this genomic sequence to represent the inferred CDS: deleted 1 base in 1 codon; substituted 1 base at 1 genomic stop codon) — protein sequence MLSLSSATQSPYATSGAIKHSKLTYVDSCKYGTKFSQRLVRLDVECSLVFGEIVKNVLKGPYNNRIIRVFAASTLPIIQTVEKLATYLFRTEKGGHVKVIVTRLKDGKYGVNVEVSSLQLNGDDDLLIMSWGIFRFDSSSLIPLQSNDSVVFETVFVKNSVELEFDSSLAPFYVSFLLKYSVNGEKMKIRSHRKTKFCFPVGIKSGRPAPLGISYSADGSINFVIFSRTAKSVILCLFDDGSKEQPALEIDLDPYRNRSGDIWHASFDSTMNFVSYGYRCRIDSQGKSNVSSVLLDPYAKVTEENFLGKICRQPSFDWSDDVSPNFPMEKLIVYRLNVKDFTRDASSNLPNDIGGTFLGIIEKLHHFKDLGVNALLLEPVVPFDKKLGPYYPSHFFSPHNSFGPPNSMKEMVKRLHANGIEVFLEVVFTHTCAESSLSKIDKPTYYIDKNALNCAHPVVQQLILDSLRHWVIEYHIDGFCFVNANSMLRGLDGENLSRPPLIEAIMFDPILSKVKLIADSFDPIHKSSKEVNFPHWKRWAEMNTKFCCDTRNFIKGESLVSNLATRLCGGGDIFLNGRGPAFAFNYVARNNGFSLVDTVSFSNVNELSWNCGEEGPTKNKMVLETRLKQIRNFVFILYISLGLPVLNMGDEWGQSSGGKGYLNRKPFNWKALQTGFANQMIQFISFLEALKVRRSDLLQSREFLKVENIVWYGPDLSQPNWEEAMSLRVDRVDQDDEKEPTGDMFAAFNGGDGPATMMLPPTSVGFVWAXLVDTGLPYPEFFSTTGELVLEKIPGSLTYEMGAHSCVLLEARRLDG from the exons ATGCTTTCATTATCTTCTGCAACTCAGTCTCCCTACGCAACCAGTGGAGCAATTAAACACTCCAAGTTAACTTATGTTGATAGTTGTAAATATGGTACAAAATTTTCTCAACGTTTAGTAAGATTGGATGTTGAGTGTAGCCTTGTTTTTGGAGAGATTGTGAAGAATGTGTTAAAAGGTCCGTACAATAATCGTATAATACGAGTTTTTGCTGCTTCAACTCTTCCAATTATTCAAACAGTTGAGAAATTAGCGACTTATTTATTTAGGACAGAAAAGGGTGGGCATGTAAAGGTTATTGTTACTAGGTTAAAAGATGGCAAGTATGGAGTTAACGTTGAAGTTTCCTCTTTACAACTTAATGGTGATGATGATTTGTTAATTATGAGTTGGGGAATATTCAGATTTGATTCATCGTCACTAATACCTTTACAGTCGAATGATTCTGTAGTCTTTGAAACGGTTTTTGTGAAAAATTCAGTTGAATTGGAGTTTGATTCAAGCTTAGCTCCTTTTTATGTTTCATTCTTGTTAAAATATTCAGTCAATGGTGAA AAAATGAAAATTAGAAGCCATAGAAAGACAAAATTCTGTTTTCCGGTGGGGATAAAATCCGGGCGTCCCGCCCCTCTCGGTATTTCGTATTCAGCTGACGGTTCTATAAATTTTGTAATTTTTTCCAGAACCGCGAAAAGTGTGATTTTGTGCCTATTTGATGACGGTTCAAAAGAACAGCCTGCTTTAGAGATTGATCTAGATCCTTACAGGAATCGATCTGGTGACATATGGCATGCATCGTTCGATAGTACCATGAACTTTGTGTCTTATGGTTATCGATGTAGAATTGATAGTCAAGGAAAGTCAAATGTGAGTTCAGTTTTATTAGATCCGTACGCTAAAGTAACAGAAGAAAATTTTCTTGGGAAAATTTGCAGGCAACCTAGTTTCGATTGGAGTGATGATGTCAGCCCTAATTTTCCCATGGAGAAACTGATTGTTTATCGGTTAAACGTAAAGGACTTCACGAGAGATGCATCTAGCAACTTACCAAACGATATTGGTGGGACGTTTTTGGGGATTATAGAAAAGTTACACCACTTTAAAGATCTAGGTGTTAATGCACTATTGTTAGAACCAGTAGTCCCATTTGATAAGAAATTAGGACCATATTACCCTTCCCATTTCTTTTCGCCACATAATTCGTTTGGACCTCCTAATTCTATGAAAGAAATGGTAAAGAGATTACATGCAAATGGGATCGAAGTTTTTCTTGAAGTTGTGTTCACGCATACGTGTGCAGAATCATCGTTGTCCAAAATAGATAAACCGACTTATTATATTGACAAAAATGCCCTTAACTGTGCACACCCAGTTGTTCAACAACTGATCCTTGATAGCCTTAGACACTGGGTGATCGAGTACCATATTGACGGGTTTTGTTTCGTCAATGCTAATTCAATGTTACGTGGGTTAGATGGCGAAAATCTTTCTCGCCCACCTTTAATCGAAGCGATCATGTTTGACCCAATACTCTCAAAAGTCAAACTTATTGCTGATTCTTTCGACCCGATTCATAAATCTTCAAAAGAAGTCAACTTTCCTCATTGGAAGAGATGGGCTGAAATGAACACAAAGTTTTGTTGTGACACCAGAAATTTTATAAAAGGCGAAAGTCTTGTTAGTAATCTTGCAACTCGGTTATGTGGAGGCGGTGATATATTCTTAAACGGTCGTGGGCCTGCTTTTGCGTTTAATTACGTGGCACGTAACAACGGGTTCTCGCTTGTTGATACGGTGAGCTTTAGTAACGTTAACGAGTTAAGTTGGAACTGTGGTGAAGAAGGGCCCACCAAGAATAAAATGGTTCTTGAAACTAGACTCAAACAAATTCgtaattttgtatttattttatatatttctttGGGTTTACCTGTACTTAATATGGGAGATGAATGGGGTCAGTCATCAGGGGGTAAGGGTTATTTGAACCGAAAACCGTTCAACTGGAAAGCGTTACAGACGGGTTTCGCTAATCAAATGATTCAGTTCATTTCGTTCTTGGAAGCGCTAAAAGTTAGACGAAGTGATCTTCTTCAGAGTAGGGAGTTTTTAAAGGTGGAGAATATCGTATGGTATGGTCCGGACTTATCTCAACCAAATTGGGAAGAAGCCATGAGTTTAAGGGTTGACCGAGTTGACCAAGATGATGAAAAGGAACCAACCGGTGACATGTTTGCTGCTTTTAATGGCGGAGATGGTCCGGCAACCATGATGTTGCCGCCAACTAGTGTAGGTTTTGTGTGGGCCTGATTGGTAGACACGGGTCTACCTTATCCGGAATTTTTTTCTACGACGGGTGAACTTGTTCTTGAAAAGATACCGGGATCACTTACTTATGAAATGGGTGCTCATAGTTGTGTGTTGCTTGAGGCTAGGAGATTAGATGGTTAA